The following is a genomic window from Armatimonadota bacterium.
GCGCGTGTACTGGGCCCCGCCCGAACCGGCTTGCGAATTGATGCCGTCCAGCACAGAGTTGCCCTCTGAAAACCCATTGGATCGAAAGACTTTGGAAAGGAGAAAATCCCAGCCTGGGTCGTTTGAATCTCTTCGGCCTTGCGCAACGCCTCGGTAGCGAGATTGCGCGACGCCTTCGCCAAAGAAGGTGCCCGAGACATGGGACCCGTGCCCGTGAGCATCGTTCCAAATGTCGGGGTCGGTCGTGTGGTTGTAGCCCGCGGTTCCACCAACGATATTCGTCCAGTCTTGGTGCGCGGCGTTCCAGCCAGTGTCCATCACGCCGATTTTGACGAGAGGCAAACTGGTGTGATTGCCGTCGTAAGAGCCCCACAGGCGGTCGGCGCTGATCGAGGCCATCGATTCGGTATGCTGAACCGAATGGACCGGGACTTGCTCGATGTAAAGCACGCTGTCCATTTCTAGCAAGCGCGCGACTGTTGCCGAATCGGCTTCGATGTAGTAGGAGAAGAGGCCCTTCTCGTACGAGCCGACGGTAATGCCGTTGGCTTGCATGAAGGCCTTGAACGCGCCCTCGGTATCGGGGCCGAACAGATTCAGGTAGAGCGATCTTTTAGCTGTCGTCGCCTGATTCATAAATGGCGCCAAGAGCGGCTCTAACTTCTGAACAGCGTTGGGCATTCCGACCCAGCGCACTTCGTTGCGAGAGGCGATCGTCTCCAACCGATTGGCCGGGATCGATGCCGTGTAAGCCGAATAGGGATAGTAATTGAAAACGGTAACGCCTTGATTGGCCAGCCATTCCCTCAGTTCGTCGGTCATCCAGCCATTGAGCAGAATCATGCCGTGCACAACCGGCACGACGCCCGACTGCACGCCTGAACCCATTCGAGAAGCGGCTAAGCGATAGATTTCAGGCTGAATCTTTTGCCCTGCTGGGGGCACAAACTCGCCCGAAAGGTAGTTGATGGCGACCTTTTCGCCTTTCTCTCCAAAGCGAGAAACGTGCCTCTTGGGGACCACTTGGCCGTCAAAAGGACCCGCTATGCCTGGCTTCAAGTCTCCCTTTGGCTCCAACGAGCCTCCGGGCGTTCCGACTCGATGATCCATGCGCTGAATGAGCGACTTGCCATCGGGTCCGATGGGATCGCGCATTTCGGGCGCTTTTGGTTCTGGTTTGGCTGGCTCGACTTGGGCCGGCGGAGCGACCGGCGGTCGTTCCGGCTCGCCGATCGGTTGCGCAACGCTGACAGCAGAGACCGCCACAACGACAGACAGGGCAACGGCGCGCAGCCAGCGAAGATTAGGTTCCTTTCGCTTTTGCATCCTACACCTCCATGAAGTTAAGCAGGGGCGAACGTCGCGGTTTTGGGCCAACGCCCAATGCCCTCGCTTTCCACTATAGTATACTGTGGAAAACCCGTACTTGGAAGGGACTTACGTCCTTTTCTTTTTTGGGGAAGCCGATTACTCCGTCGTAACCGTAACCTTCTTGACCAAAGCAACGTCGCCCGATTTGAGTTCGACGACATAGTCGCCATTGCCGGCCGCGCGCCGCCCGGCGCCTCCGCGGTGGTTCCAGGCAATCCGATAGAGCCCCGGCTTGGTCTCGCTCGTGGCCGTCATGTACGATTCGCCCAGAGCATCCCGGATAGCGATACTTGCGCCTTCGGCCAGTTCTTTGCCCACGTAGTACCAGATGGCCGCGGAGTTGGACGGGTTGTCAAAGCGAACTTGCCTCGGCCCTTGCCATTGATTGCCTCGCATGGGGCGCATGACCGTAATGCGCTTTTGCTCGAACAGGTGGACGCTCGACTCCTTGATGCTTTCGGTCAAGTAAGGCAACGGACCAATATCCATGATGTAGATGCCGCGCCCATGAGTAGCGATGACGAGTTCGCTTTCGGCGGTGTTGATCTGTAGATCGTGAACGGGCACAGTTGGAAATCCGCCGCGCACGCGCTCGTAATGCTCTCCGCCATCGGTCGAGACGTAAAGTCCGATCTCGGTGCCGACAAAGAGCAGGTTCTCGTTCTGCGGGTGCTGGCGAACGACATAGACGGAACCGTTCGCGGGCAGATCGCCGGTAATGTTCGTCCAGGTTTCGCCATAGTCGGTCGTTTTGAGCAGATAGGGCTTGTAGTCGTTGTTGCGATGTCGATCGACGGCGACAAATGCGTGTTCGACGTTATGCGGCGATGCGGTTACGCGGCTGATCCACCGCTCGCGAGAGACGTTCGGAAGCTTATCGGTCAGATCGGTCCACTCCTGGCCGCCGTTCTTGCTGAGCCAGAGATTGCCGTCGTCTGTGCCAGCCCACAGAATGCCAGGACGAACGGGCGATTCGTCCAATGTCGAGATGGATGCCGGCGCGCCGCGGGTCAGATCCTCGCTGATGGTCTGCCACCGGTCGCCGCGGTTGACCGAGCGATGCATGAAGTTGCTGCCCACATAGAGCGTGCGCGGGTTGTGCGGCGAGATGATAAACGGCGTGGACCAATTGAATCGCCGCCCTTGATCGCCGGTCGGGCGAATGCTGACTCCTGCGCCCGATTCGAGATTCACTCGGCCCAAACCGCCGTTTTGCGATTCGGCGTAAACGGTCGTCCAATCGGTCGGATCGACGGCAGTGTAGAATCCGTCGCCTTCCCAGATTTTGATCCAGTGGTACCAGTAGACTCCGCCGAATCTAGTTGCCGTTGGACCGCCCCATGTGCCGTTGTCCTGCAAGCCGCCGTACACCCAGTAGGGCTTTCGGCTGTCGAAGGAGACCGCATAGAACTGGGCGATGGGCAAATTGTTGAAGAAGTCCCAAGTACGGCAATTGTCGTAGGTTACGTTGAGGCCGCCGTCGCATCCCAAGATCGCATGGTTCGAATCGTTCGGGTTGATCCACATGGCATGGTGGTCGGGATGGACGCTAGACGCGGCGTTCGACCGAAACTCTTTGCCGCCGTCGGTCGACTTGTGCAGGCTGACTCCCAACACATAGACCGTCTTGTCGTCGTTGGGATCGACGCGAATTTGGCAGTAGTAGAAGGGTCTGGGGCACAGGATGTTGGACTTCTTCCAACTCTCTCCGCCGTCGTCCGAGCGGAAGATGCCGCCCGTAGCAGGGTCTTCGTCTGCGCGCGAGGTCGTTTCGCCCTGCAGCGCGGAGCGAGTGCGCTCGGTCTGGATAACGGCATAAAGGATCTTCGGATCGCGAGGATAGACCGTCAGACCAATGCGCCCCATCTTGTTCTCGGGCAATCCCTTGCTCAGTTTTCTCCAATTCTTTCCGCCATCGGTCGTCTTGTATAGACCGGCGTCCGGATCAAACTGATATTCGGGCGTATTGCTGGCGAATCGGTCGCGTCGGACGCCGTATGCGGCTGCCCACAACGTGTCTGGCTGCGTCGGATGCATCGCAATGTCGATAACGCCGCAGTTTTCGCTCAGCGCGATAGAATGGGTCCAAGTCTTGCCGCCGTCGGTCGTCTTGTACAACCCCCTCTCTTTGTTAGGCCCCCAAAACTGTCCGACCGCCGCAACATAGACTACGTCGGGGTTCTTGGGATGAATCACGATCCGGCCGATCTGCCGCGTTTCGTTGAGCCCCATGTGCTGCCAGGTCTTGCCGCCGTCCTCGCTCTTGAAGACGCCATCGCCCCAGCTGACGCTGTTTCGGGCGTTGCCTTCTCCCGTTCCGACCCACACGACATCGGGATTGGATTGCGAGACGGCGACGGCGCCGATCGAGGCGGTCGATTCGTTGTCGAAAACCGGCGCAAAGGTAACGCCGTTGTTGGTCGTCTTCCAAACGCCGCCGCTAGCGGCGGCCACATAGTAAGTGCTTGGGCTCTTATCGACCACGGCCAGTTCGGTGATCCGTCCTCCCATGCTCGTTGGGCCAATGGCGCGGGGAGAGAAATGAGCGAGCATCTCGGACGTCAGCCGAAATCCGGGATCGGCATGGGCGATCGCGACAACCGTCAGACAAACTGAAAGGACCTTCATCGAAAGCGTTTTCATCGGGCGATACCTTCTTTTTATAGAGTTCAATTGCAGGATTCGACGCGACCCGCGTGGAACCCTGCAATTGAAAGGCTCGGTCTAATCGTCAGGCTGGCTTTGTGGCCAGCCTACCAAAACCGAGAGGAGGTTTAGAGATGATTCGCTTGATGAGCGCGCTCTGCGCGATGGTCGTCGCGGCTTTGGCGATGGCCGATTGTACGGTTCAGTTTGCAACAGGCGAGGGTATGGCCAGGGGAGGCGATCGGGCGGGCCACTTTGCATTGGGCGCCCGCCGAGTCGACTGCGACGGCGAAGTTCGCATCGGCGGCAGTTTTCGCTTTACCATGGCGACCAGCAACGTGATCGGCACCGACCTTGTGCTGCCAGCCGTTCAACGGATGAGCGTCCATGAGCGTACTGCCGAGTTAGGCGGCCCTGCCATCTTGCACGTTCGCGAGGGCGGTATTGTGCGCCGCATCGAGGGCCACTGCGGCGTCGTAGCGGTGGACAACGGGCCGCCGACTGCCGCGCATCGCGACACATTGGCCATTCGATTCGTCGCTGCTAACACGACCCATCCGCCGTTCGAGTTTCGGGGCGAAGTAACCCACGGCGACATCCGCGTAGGCACGGCCGCCAACTACTGCCGCATGTGGCACGCCCACGGTCGCGGCACAGCAATGAGCGAGAACAACCGTCGAGGCGAGTTTGACTTCACAGCCATGAAGCAGGTTTGCGGAGACGTAACGCGCATTGGCGGGAATCTGAGCTTCGTCGAGATGGCCTCGAACGTTACCGGTCGGCACGTCGAGATCCGACTGCCCAATGTGCGGGAGTTCCACTCCGACGGAAACGTCGCGGAGTTCTCCGGCCCAGGCGTGATGATTTTAAGAACACGGGACGGCTTGCGCCGTTTCGAAGGAATCGTGCACGCTAGGGTTCAGGATAATCGCAGGCCCGGCGGAGCCGGCAAGCCCGACACGATAACGCTCCGATTCGTAGGCAACAGCGCGAATGCAGCCTACTCGTTCGCGGGAAGTGTTGGCCGCGGCGACATTGTCGTGGGGCAAAGATAGTTGGACAGAGCGCCCGGCATCGAACATGTCGGGCGCTCTCCTGTGCAGCCTAAGGTCTACGTCGCCGGTCGCGCCGCCAAGCCGATCGTAATCGACGGTAAGCTGGACGAGTGGGACGGTGCGCCTTGGTCGGACCCTTTCGTCGATATCGAAGGCGATCTGAAGCCCAACCCGCCCTACGAGACGCGGTTCAAGATGCTTTGGGACGACGAGCATCTCTATATCGGCGCATGGTTGGAAGAGCCGTGCGTCTGGGCGACGCTGACCGAGCACGATTCGATCGTCTTTCACGACAACGACTTCGAGGTTTTTATCGACCCGGACGGAGATACCTGCAACTACTTCGAGATCGAAATCAACGCGCTGGGCACGGTGTTCGACCTTTTCTTGGTCAAGCCGTATCGCGAAGGCGGACCGGCGCTACATGGCTGGGATTGCAAAGGGCTCCGAACCGCGGTCTGGGTGGACGGTCGCCTGAACGACCCGACCACGATCGATCGCGGCTGGAGCGTGGAGATGGCGATCCCTTTTGCCTCGCTGGACGGCACGCCTCCGCCCAGGATCGGCGACCAGTGGCGGATCAACTTCTCGCGCGTCGAGTGGCACATCGATGCGATCGACGGCAAGATCGTCAAGAAACCGAACGTGCCGGAAGAGAACTGGGTCTGGACGCCGCAAGGCGCGATCGACATGCATATGCCAGAGCGCTGGGGATTCCTACAGTTCGGACCTTAAGTCGCAGGGAAGACCCTGATTTCGGCGAAAACATGCCCAAACATGCTCCAGCCATGGTTCCACACGGCAAAACTCGGCATATTTATCCATTGGGGCATCTATGCCGTCAACGGAACGTCCGAATCTTGGTCTTTCTTTAATGGCGAGACGACCTACGACGAGTACATGGCGCAGAGGCATGGATTCACCGCCTCTCGCTACGACCCGGACGCCTGGGCGAACCTTTTCAAGAAGGCAGGCGCCCGCTATGCCGTGCTCACGGCAAAACACCATGACGGAGTCGCCCTGTTCGACACCCAGTTGAGCGACTTGAGCGTTGTGAAGCAGACCCTGGCGGGCCGCGATTTGATCCGGCCCTATTGCGAATCGCTCCGAAAGGTCGGTGTGAAGGTCGGCCTCTACTTTTCTCATCTCGACTGGAGCCATCCCGATTACGCCAGCATCGGTTCGAACGACGCAACTGCAAACCGCTATGCCTATCGACAAGGCGAGAGCGACATGGCCGCCTGGCAGCGCTTTCTCGCGTTTCATCGCGGACAGATACAGGAGATTTGCACCCAGTACGGCGAAATCGATCTAATCTGGTTCGACGGCGATTGGGAGCGCGATGCAGATACCTGGGACATGGCCGGACTGCGCCGCCAAATCGAGGCATGGCAACCTAACGCGATCCTCAACTCTAGAATGCGCGGACATGGGGACTACGACACGCCCGAGCAGGGTTTGCCGTTGGAGGCGCCGGACGGCCCGTGGGAGTTCTGCATGACGATCAACGACAACTGGGGCTATCGACCGATCGATCGGAACTACAAGACGCCAGAGCAAGTGATTCAAATCTTTTGCGACGTGATCGGCGGCGGCGGCAACCTGCTGTTAGACATTGGTCCGATGGAGGACGGCACCATCCCGCCGGAGCAGGTTGATGTGTTGGAACGATTGGGCGACTGGATCGGACGGCACCAAGAGGCCGTCTATGAGACGATCCGCGGACTGCTGAAAGGCTATCACGGCGCATCGACGCGCTCGATCGATGGTCAGTGCATTTTCCTTTTCGTGCCGGGCAGACCGGGGCAGATTTACGTCAAGGGCTTGATGGACGAGGTCAAGAAGGCGACGCTTTTGGGCTCCGGGGTCGATGTAACGCACAAGAGGATCGGCGGCGCGCCCTGGTCGAACATCCCCGGCACGCTTTGGATCGACATCCCAGACGATGCGGTCGAACCCTGCATGAGCGTCGTTCGATTGGAGCTGGCGTGAGATCGGGACTTGTTCTACTTGGCCTCTTGGCGGCGACCGCCTACATCGCGGGCATCTACTCAGATCTTGGGGTTTGGGAGCGCATAGCCAAACCCGCGCCTGCGCTGGCAATGGCGGCTTGGGTCGCTCTGCACAATGGCCACCGATGGATCGTTATCGGCCTGATCTTCTCTGCTCTGGGCGATCTGTTGTTGCACTTAGGCGATGCTTATTTCTTGGCGGGTATGGGCGCGTTCTTCCTGGCGCATTTGTCTTACATCCGCGCCTTCCGATCCAAGCCCGGACTTTCTGCCCTTCTGTTCTTTGCTCTGTGGGGATTGGTCGTCTATTGGCTGGCTTGGGATCAGCTGGGCGACTTCCGCGCTCCTGTGGCGGCCTATATTGCGATTATCTGTCTGATGATGGCGCGGGCGTCGGCCTCGGGGTCGGTCGCACTAACCGGAGCGCTTCTGTTTGGGCTGAGCGACACCCTGATCGCCATCGACCGCTGGATATGGGACGTGCCTCAGAGCGGCTTACTGATCATAGCGACCTACTGGGCGGGCCAAGCGCTGATCGCTCGCTGGGGCGCTATTCGGCCAACAACTCGCTAAAGTCCAAAGGTTCGCTAACCATGGCCAGACTGCCGTCCGGCGCGAAAGGCCACTCTTCCTTCGGTCGATCCCAATAAAGTTCGACCCCGTTTTGATCGGGATCGCGCAGGTAAAGAGCAAGGCTCACTCCATGGTCCGCGGCGCCGCCCAGCGGAATGCTAGCGGCCTCTAATCGGCGATAGGCATCGGCCAGCGCCGCCTTGGTGGGATAGCGAATTGCAAAGTGGTACAGCCCCGTACTGCCTGGCAGCGGAGGTTGCCCGCCCAAACTCTCCCAGGTGTTGAGCCCGATATGATGGTGGTAGCCGCCTGCCGCCACGAACGCCGCCCCACGACCGTATCTCTGAGTGAGTTTGAACCCGAGCACATCGCAATAGAACCTGAGCGCTCGCTCAAGATCGGCCACCTTCAAATGCACATGGCCAATGTCTGCGTTTGGATGGATCATGGAATAAGGCGGCTCAGCAAGAACCGAGCCGCCGAATGAGCATCAACACCCATTCCCAAAGTTCGACAGGATGATCGCCAGGTCGGCGTCGTCTACGATGTCGTCGTAGTTCACGTCCGCTCTCATGCAGGGACCCTCGGAGCCGAAGGCCTCCAGCACGATCGCCAGATCGATGTCGTCGATGCATCCGTCGCCCGTAATGTCGCCGGTGATGTCGGGCGTGCCGATGATTATCAGACCCAGCAAATTCCCCGAGCCGGTCGAACCGACAAGAACGCCTTCTCCGGTCGCCAAGTTCAGCTTGTACAGGTTGTCGGTCGAGTTGTCGATCAGGAACATCTCCTGCGAGAACCGATCGAACGCCAAGCCGTTCGGGTTAGTCGAACCGAGCAACGACCCAATCAGCGTCCGGTCGTTGGTCAGCACATCGATCGTCCAGGTGTTGTCCTGACCTCCGTGGGTCATGTACATCGTGTTGTTGCACGGATTGTATCCCAGGTTCTGGAATCCGCCCGTTGTGCCTGTGCCCACCAATATCGCCGTGCCCGTGTTGACATCGATGCGATAGAGGCCGGCATTGTGCGAGCTCATGCCGTACAGCGTGCCGGTACTGTCGTCATACTCCATCCCGTGCATGACGATAGCCGTGTCGCCATAGGGTCCAATCTGCGTCGTTTCGAGCGTGCCCAGATCCAACTTGAACAACGCATCGGCCGATGTGCTGCTGAGGTAGACAACGTTGTTCCTGCGATCGTAGGCCAGCGCGCCGGTCGTGGCCGGGGTCGGCGTGCCGAATACCGTACCGATCACGGTCTTCGCGCCGTTCGTCCGGTCGATAGAGTAGAGAACGCGAGAACTGTCGATCGCGAGCAGACGAGTCTGCGCGAAAGTGGTCCCCAACAAAAGTGTGGAAGCGACGATAAGCGAGAGAGCTCGCAATGTCAAAAACATAAACTCCTCCTTTGCCTAACTCCAAGGTCAGACTCTGCTTAGATTATACAACGAATTGGCGAGGTTAGAAGATCAGGCTGCCTTCTGCCAAGAGGTGAGGCTTCTGTCCCTCTCTCAGCCGCGCCTCGATCACCAGTTTGGCCGTCCAATGGCTGGAGGGGCCGGCAAGACTGATGTAGGGGATCAGCATAGGCTTGGCGCCAGGAGTTTGACGATGGTCGATCCGCGCCCCAAAGGCCAGCGCGCTCGATTGGACTCTCTCGACTTGGGCCAAGTATCGCCAATCGTTGCCGCCGTTCCATTCGGCCCGCCCGACGGCGCCCATCGCGTGCCAGCGCCCGCGCTCCAATGTCCCCACTGCTGCCACGTATCGCCGATCGCGCGATCCCAGAAAGCCCTGAAGCCCAATCGAATCAAGCCCGCGCTTTTGGTACGCCTCGAGGAAGACCCCCTTTGCGATCCATTCGAACTCCCAACTGGCGTTGGTTCGTGCTCCCGAGTTGAGCGGAACTGAGAACTCGCCCGCAAACGGAACCGTCGCAACCGCATAAAGCCCATCCACAGGGCTGTCGCCTTTTGGCCAAAACTGCGTCAATCGGACAGAAGGCGAGCGCCCAGAAGGCGAGAAACCGCGCAACCCGGATAAACGAGCATTCTGAGCGGCAGGCCCCGGCAGCGATTGGCCAAAGAGCGTCGGCTCGGCAATGCTCAGCCTCAAACTCACATCTGTCTGAGACATTGCACGAAACTGCCCCACGGTAACGGATGTTGAGTCGCCGATCGGCAGGTTAACGAAAATATCCTCGAACCGACCGCTTCGGTCCCGCATCGAGCCGTTCGCGTTCAGTTCTTGGCTCAGCGCGCGCCATTCGACAAAATACGAACCGTTGCCCATGTGGCCAGCGCCGATCAGTTCAACTCGATTGGGAATGCCTCGATAGTCGTCGGCGTTGGCGGGCAAATTCTGTGCCAGACCGCTGACCCACAGCGCGACCGCCCGACTCTTGACCTTCTTCAACGTCTCGTCGCGATACCCCTGTGCGGCAAACCGCTCGCCAAAGGCGTTCAGTTTGGGCACATGCGAATGGCACCGCGAGCAATTGACGCCATACTCCTCGGCAAACTGGGGCGTTGCGATGGCGCACCCAGAAACGGCGATGGAAAGCAAAGCAAACAGTGCGATCCTCATTCGAGCCTCCTAATTTTAAGTATGCTTAAATTATGGCTCTGCCAAGGCGCAGAAGTCAAGCGCCGAGATCAAGCCAGCCGTAGGAACGGCCGTGGGTTCTCTTGTCCCCGTTAATCGGACGACGAAGGGTCGTACTCGCACTGATAGTGGCCGTTGCAGCTTTGAGCGGAGACGACTCTCCCCAGCGCGTCGTACTGCCATTGCCAGGCGTTGAGGCCGAACGTCTCCAGCACGATGGCCAGATCCAGGTCGTCCACGACGCTGTCGTCGTTCAAGTCCTCGGGACAGCCCGTGCACGGCTGGCCGTACCTCTCCAACACCAGGTTCAGGTCGGCGTCGTCCACGCAGCCGTCGCCGTCGACATCGCCCGAGGCGCCCGCGAACTCGTACCAAGCCGAGCGCTCGTCGTTGGCGGTGTAGAGGAACCGCCACTGCTTGTCCGGGCCGTCGATGGCCGTCAGCTTGTTGCCGTTCCAAGAGTAAACGTCCGCGCCCTTCTGCGTCAGGAAGCCGTGCTGGTATTGGTAGGCCGTCGGAACGCCGTCCCGCTCCTCGTAGGCGAGCGATCCGTCGGGGTTGTAGTCGAACTCGCGCTGGACGGTTTCGGCACCGACCGTCTCCTCGGCCTGGCGCAGCGAGCCGTCCTTGTACCAGCCGAGACCGTCGAAGCCTGTGTAGTCGAACTCGGCCAGCGTCTGGCTGCTTTGGTCGTCGAAGAACGTCCAGCGCATGCGCCCGACCGCGCCCAAGGATTGGTCGTCCGCCCGTTCGAGGGTAACCCCGAGCGATCCTCCCGCGACATCGGAGGATTGGGACATGAGCCGCCCGGCGCCGTCGTAGCCGTAGAGGGCGATGGTTTGTCCGTTGCGCTTGATTTTGGCCAGGTTGCCGGAGGCTTCGTATTCGAACTCG
Proteins encoded in this region:
- a CDS encoding carbohydrate-binding family 9-like protein; its protein translation is MEHVGRSPVQPKVYVAGRAAKPIVIDGKLDEWDGAPWSDPFVDIEGDLKPNPPYETRFKMLWDDEHLYIGAWLEEPCVWATLTEHDSIVFHDNDFEVFIDPDGDTCNYFEIEINALGTVFDLFLVKPYREGGPALHGWDCKGLRTAVWVDGRLNDPTTIDRGWSVEMAIPFASLDGTPPPRIGDQWRINFSRVEWHIDAIDGKIVKKPNVPEENWVWTPQGAIDMHMPERWGFLQFGP
- a CDS encoding alpha-L-fucosidase; the encoded protein is MLQPWFHTAKLGIFIHWGIYAVNGTSESWSFFNGETTYDEYMAQRHGFTASRYDPDAWANLFKKAGARYAVLTAKHHDGVALFDTQLSDLSVVKQTLAGRDLIRPYCESLRKVGVKVGLYFSHLDWSHPDYASIGSNDATANRYAYRQGESDMAAWQRFLAFHRGQIQEICTQYGEIDLIWFDGDWERDADTWDMAGLRRQIEAWQPNAILNSRMRGHGDYDTPEQGLPLEAPDGPWEFCMTINDNWGYRPIDRNYKTPEQVIQIFCDVIGGGGNLLLDIGPMEDGTIPPEQVDVLERLGDWIGRHQEAVYETIRGLLKGYHGASTRSIDGQCIFLFVPGRPGQIYVKGLMDEVKKATLLGSGVDVTHKRIGGAPWSNIPGTLWIDIPDDAVEPCMSVVRLELA
- a CDS encoding lysoplasmalogenase; translated protein: MRSGLVLLGLLAATAYIAGIYSDLGVWERIAKPAPALAMAAWVALHNGHRWIVIGLIFSALGDLLLHLGDAYFLAGMGAFFLAHLSYIRAFRSKPGLSALLFFALWGLVVYWLAWDQLGDFRAPVAAYIAIICLMMARASASGSVALTGALLFGLSDTLIAIDRWIWDVPQSGLLIIATYWAGQALIARWGAIRPTTR
- a CDS encoding VOC family protein, with product MIHPNADIGHVHLKVADLERALRFYCDVLGFKLTQRYGRGAAFVAAGGYHHHIGLNTWESLGGQPPLPGSTGLYHFAIRYPTKAALADAYRRLEAASIPLGGAADHGVSLALYLRDPDQNGVELYWDRPKEEWPFAPDGSLAMVSEPLDFSELLAE